The Terriglobus roseus sequence ACTGGTCGTCGACGGAGCGCAGGATGTCTTCGAGCTTGAGCGGGATTTTGGCTAGTTCGTCGACATAGTGCTTGGACTGCTCGGAGGAGACGTGGCCGCGCTGCTGGCCCAGGTAGAGCGCGAGGGTGAAGAGTGCGGTGAGCTGGGCGGTGAAGGCCTTGGTGCTGGCGACGCCGATCTCCGGCCCGGCGTTGGTGGTGATGACGCCCTGCGCCTTGCGCGTGATGGCGGAGCCGACGACGTTGCAGATGGCGAGGGTGGGTGTGCCCTTGCTGATCATCTCGGCCTGTGCGGCGATGGTGTCGGCGGTTTCGCCGGACTGGGTGATGAGGAGGCCGAGCGAGCCGGGGATGGGGTCTCGGTAGCGATACTCGCTGGCGTAGTCGACGTCGACGGGGAGTCGTGCGAGGCGCTCGATCATGAACTTGCCCGCGAGGCCCGCGTGCCATGACGTGCCGCAGGCGGCGATGGTCATGCTGGTGGCTTGCTGGAACTCCTGCTGGGACAGTTTGAGGTCCGGCAGGAAGACCTGGCCGCTGTCGAGCGAGACGCGGCCGAGGGTAGTGTCGCGGACGGCGCGCGGCTGCTCGTTGATTTCCTTGAGCATGAAGTGCTTGTAGCCGGCCTTTTCCGCCTGGATGGGGTCCCAGGTGATGCGGGTGGGCGTGCGGTCGTGGGGGACGCCTTCGAAGTTGGTGAAGGTGACACCACTCTTCGTTAAGATGGCGCACTCGCCGTCGTTGAGGAAGATGATGTCGCGCGTGTGGTGGAGGATGCCGGGGACGTCGGAGGCGAGGAAGTATTCGCCGTCGCCGATGCCGATGACGGCGGGTGGGCCGGAGCGGGCGGCGACCAGCTTGTCGGGTTCGCGGGCGGAGAGGACGCCGATGGCGAAGGCGCCGGTGAGGCGCTTGACGGCTCTCCTTACGGCTTCTTCGAGCGAGATGGAAGAGGCGGGGGCGGTGACGATGGACTCTGCCGAGTTTGCCTCAGGGGCTGAAGCCCCTTTGTTTTCCTGGAGCTTGATGGACGGGCTGAAGCCCGTCCCCTCCGAAGGCTTTGTGCCGGCCTTTTCGAGTTCGTCTTCGATGAGGTGCGCGATGATCTCGGTGTCGGTTTCGCTGACGAACTTGTGGCCGCGCTTGATGAGGTCGTTCTTGAGCGCGATGTAGTTCTCGACGATGCCGTTGTGCACGACGACGAGGGTGCCGCTGCCGTCGCGGTGGGGGTGCGCGTTCTCTTCGGTGGGGCGGCCGTGGGTGGCCCAGCGGGTGTGGCCGATGCCGTAGGTGCCGTGCAGCGGATGGTCCTTGAGCACGGCTTCCAGGTTGCCGAGCTTGCCGGGGGCGCGTCGGACGTCGAGCGCGGTGGGGTTCAGCAGGTCGCCCGCGACGGCGATGCCTGCGGAGTCATAGCCGCGATACTCCAGCCGGCGAAGGCCTTCCACGATGAGGGGTACGACGTCTTTCGGTCCGATGTAACCAACGATTCCGCACATGTTGGGAGTGTAGACGCACGCGGCGGTCTTGAGTTTCGCTTTGAGGGACCGAAGATGTGCGGGCTCCCATCTCTGCAACGCGAGAGGTGATGCGGCTGCTTCCTGTTACGGGGTGTTACAGAAGACTGACAGAGCATGTGACGGTCATCACAGACCCCCGGGCGCCGTGCACTGGAGGATACGCACAGAGGTTCTCTGCGATGCGTATACCGACGACCAAGGTCTGCCCGAATTCGAACCAGCCGTGCATGGGCAAGTGCTCCGGCTACGGTACCAGTTCCAACTGCCCACCTCTGATTGTGCTGGCGGTACTGGCCACGTGCGCGTGTGAAGCGGCGGAGGCATGCCGATGAGTTCGACTGCAGTTCTACAGCCGCAAACAGAAGCGGCGAGCGGATATAACCAGCGGAATTATCTGAACCAGGAACATGGGCTGCTGAGCTGGCTGCTGACGGGCGACCATAAGCGCATCGCGCTTATGTATATGTTCGCCGTGTCGATCTTCTTCATGGCGGGCGGGTTGCTGGCCATGGCGGTGCGGCTGGAGTTGCTGACGCCGCAGGCCGACCTGATGAGCCCCGACACATACAACAAGGCATTCACCATGCACGGCATTGTGATGGTCTTCTTCGTTCTGATTCCGGCGGTGCCTGCGATCCTTGGAAACTTCCTGGTGCCGCTGATGATCGGCGCGCGCGATCTGGCGTTTCCGAAGATCAACCTGCTGTCGTTCTATCTGTACTGCGTTGCGGCCGTGCTGCTGCTGTACACAATTGGTGCGGGCGGCGTGGATACGGGCTGGACCTTCACCACGCCGTTGAGCACGCACTATGTCAATACGAATGTGATCAGCGCGGGCCTTGCGGCGTTTGTGGCGGGCTTCTCGTCCATCTTCACCGGCCTGAACTTCATCGCAACGATTCATCGCATGCGTGCTCCCGGACTTACGTGGTTCCGGCTGCCCTTATTCATCTGGAGCATGTACTCCGCCAGCGTCATCATGGTGCTGGCAACCCCCGTAGTCAGCATCACAATCGTGCTGGTCGCTGTGGAACGGCTGTTCAACTTCGGATTCTTCGACCCGACGAAGGGCGGCGATCCGCTGTTGTTCCAGCACTTGTTCTGGTTCTACTCGCATCCCGCGGTGTACATCATGCTGCTGCCTGGCATGGCCTGCATCAGCGAGATCATGGCCTGCTTCTGTCGCAAGCGGATCTTCGGGTACGCCGCCGTAGCCTTCTCGTCGATCGCCATTGCGATGTTCTCGTTCTTTGTCTGGGAGCACCACATGTACATCATGGGTGTGTCGCAGTACTCGGCGCTGGTCTTCAGCATGTTGACGATGCTGGTTGCGGTTCCTTCGGCGATCAAGGTCTTCAACTGGACCTTCACCATGTACAAGGGATCGATCACCTTTGACGCCCCGATGATCTATGCGATCTGCTGCCTTGGATTGTTTGTGGTGGGCGGATGCACGGGCGTCTTCCTTGGCTCGCTGGGCATGGATGTGCACCTGACGGAGACCTACTTCATCGTGGCGCACTTCCACTTTGTGATGGTGGGTTTCGTACTGATGGCGTTCCTCGGCGGCATTCACTTCTGGTGGCCGAAGATGTTCGGGCGCATGTATCCGGAGGGGATCGCAAAGGCGTCCGCTGTGATCATCTTTGTGGGCTTCTACATCACGTTTGGGCCGCAGTTTGTCCTGGGCTACCTTGGTATGCCGCGGCGGTATGCTGCCTATCCAGTCGAGTACCAGGTGCTGAATGTCATGTCGACGGCGGGTGCGACGGTGATGGGTGCCGGGTTCTTTATGACGATGATCTACCTGCTGTGGTCGCTGAAGTACGGACCGGTTGCCGGACCCAACCCTTGGAACGCCTATGGTCTGGAGTGGCAGACAGCGTCACCGCCGATCACGCAGAACTTTGCCGTGACACCGATTGTGACGCACGAAGCGTATGACTATGGCTGGATGGACTCGCAGCATCCGGAGACGGCGAAGAGCGCGGCGTAACGCGGTCCGTCCTTCGGGGCGGGCCGTGTTTGTTGTCGTATTTTAGGGGGTCGCTGCGGGCTGAATGACCGAGGGGTTTTCAGCGCCGCGAGTGGTGTAAAGAGTTGGCTCTTTGTCGCGGACCTTCAGTCCGCAGCGACGTGACGCGAGGCTGACCCAGGGCTTTGCCCTGGGCCTGGAAGTCGCGGGCCTTCAGCCCGCCTTGACTCTCGGACCTCACCTTCAGCTTGCCTTGTCATTAGCACCCTCATCTTCAGCCCGCCCTGTCGTTCGCACTCCGCGTTGTCAGCCCGGCTCAAGTCAGTGTCTATCGGCAAAAGTACGGCATCAGCATGTTGCCGGAGCTTAGAAGCAGTTCTCCATCGGCCAGTGTGAAGCCATGTACGCCCTTGCCTGCGGTGTAACTCAAGATGGTGGAAGGGCCATAGTTCACATTGAGAGTGGCCACCTGCTCGGTGCGCGGTTGCAGGATGGCAGCGTTCGTTAGTCAACGCGTTCCTCGCCGACCTGCTGTGCAGGCGTGCGATAGGTTTGTAGGCCTTGCGTTCTAGCCGACCTGCTGCTGCAGGCGTGCGATGTCGCGAAGCTGCATCTGGTCGTGCTCCAGGTGGAGTAGTCCATCGCGCCGCATGGCAGAGAGGGTGCGTGTGACTGTCTCACGCGAGATGCCGGCCATGTGGCCGAGTTCCTCATGGGTCAGCGGCATGTGGAAGCTGACCGAATTGGGGACGGTGCCGCCCAGCTGTTCATGCTGGCCCGCGAGGACGAGACCACCCCATTCCAGCAGGACACTGCCGAGTTTTGCCGCTGCCGAGGTGGAGAGGGCCAGACGGCGCGCGCTGAGGACGGCGGAGTTGTAGTCCCGCGTTACGGCCATGAGGGAGTTGCGGCCGACCGCCTGAAACTCTTCCATGAAAAGAAGGAAGTGCGTGCGAGGGATTGCCTTAAGCTGGCACGTCTCCAGGGTCTCGGCCGTCGCCTCATAGCGGGTACGCTTGAGTGCGGCAGAAAGGCCGAGGACATCGCCGGGGCCGACGATACGCAGCAGTAGCAGGCGGCCATCCACGGACGATGTGGTCAGCTTCAGCGTGCCGCTGCAGACGACATAGACGTGATCCGGAGCGTAGCCCTCGCGGAGCACTTCCTGGTGACCTTCCAGGCGCAGCCAGTGGCCCACGCTCTCAAGACGTTCCAGTGCGACTCGATCAAGCGAACAGAAGCAGTTGGGCCCCTTGGTTTCGCACTGGAGACAACTGCGCCGAAAAGGCATTGCGTGGACTCCTGCAGCAAGTCTAGTGGACGCAATCTGGTCGACGTAAGTTTCTATTTCCGTTGGCCGCTTAGCTTGCTGGCTGCTGCGGCCTTTTGGTCGCCTTTGCGCTCGCCCTTTGTCTGTGAATTTTTGGGCTTGCAGCTGCCCTTTTCGCCTTGAGCCTTGCCGGGCGTGGGCTCGTAGCCGGGCCAGCAGGCGTTGGCCTGGCTGCTCTTTTTGCCGCTCTTTTTGGCAGCGGATTTCTTGCCGGGTGTCTTCTTCGTGTCGGCGCCAGTGATGTGGCGGCGGTTGGCTGCGGTCTTGGTCGATGCGGATTTCGTCGCACCCTTGGCGGGCGTGCGCTTCTTTGCGGGGGACTTCTTTGCGGCAGACTTCTTCGCCGGTGTCTTCTTTGCAGCGGATTTCTTCGTCGTAGCCATGCGAGCTTAGAAGCGATCGACGCCGCGTGCGTCCACCTGGGCCGTGTTTACTGTTTCAACGCAATCGCAAACGGATGGCTCCCTTTGCAGTGGAAGCATCGACGGCATGGCCGCCCTGCGTGATGACGATCTTTTCCGCGGCCACCAGCCTGCGTGCGGCGGCACGTGCGGGTTCCATCAACGGTTCCCAGTCTTCGCGGTTGCCGGACAGCTTGCCGTCGCCCGCGACGGTTCTGGCGGCTTCGCTGGGGCAGATGGTCTTGCCGGCGCCGCGTTCGTGCAACAGGCGCAGGATCGTCTCTTCCAGCAGCTTGTCCTGCGCACCCGGCTTATGCGCTCGACAGGCATCGCTGCAGAACTTCACGTTGTCCCAGTCGCGCTCCCACTTCTTGCGCCACGTGATGGTGCGACCGCAGGCGGCGCAGGTTTTGTCAGGATGCGCGCCGGCGTTGTGCTGCGATCTGGGCTTGCGATCAGGCATGAACTCTATACTTGGATGGCGATGTCAAATCTTCCGCCAAACAATTTTCCGCCTCTTGAGGCGCAGCTTGACCTCATCACCAAGGGCGCTGCCGAAATCATTCCCGTCGAAGAGCTCAAGAAGCGCATTGAGCAGTCGATTACCACGGGCAAGCCCATGCGTATCAAGGCGGGCTTCGATCCCACGGCGCCGGACCTGCACCTGGGGCACACGGTACTGATGCGTAAGCTGCGTCACTTTCAGCAGCTAGGCCACACCGTCATTTTCCTCATTGGCGATTCGACCGCGTTGATCGGCGATCCGACGGGCAAGAGCGCCACGCGCAAGGCGCTGACGCGCGAACAGATTGCGGAGAACGCGAAGACGTACCAGGAACAGGTCTTTCGCATCCTGGACAAGGACAAGACAGAGGTTCGGTATAACTCGGAGTGGCTGGACTCGCTGAACTACTACGACATCGTGAAACTGCTGGCGCAGTTCACCGTCAGCCAGATGCTGGAGCGCGAGGACTTTCACAAGCGCTTCGACGCGGAAGAGCCGATCGCGCTGCATGAGCTGATGTACCCCATCGCGCAGGGCTATGACTCCGTTGCCTTACAGAGCGATGTGGAGCTTGGCGGCACCGACCAGAAGTTCAACCTGATGCGTGGTCGCGACCTGCAGCGCAGCGCCGGTCAGCCGCCGCAGATTGTTCTGATGATGCCAATCATCGAAGGTCTGGATGGTGTGCAGAAGATGTCGAAGTCGCTGAACAATGCGATTGGGGTCAATGAGCCGCCGTTTGAGATGTTCGGCAAGCTGATGCAGGTGAGCGACGAACTGATGTGGCGCTACTGGACGCTGCTGACCGACCTGCCGCAGAGCGCCATCGACACCATGCGGGAGGAGGTCGCCGCAGGCACCCTGCATCCGATGGAAGCGAAGAAGGCGATGGCACGGACCATCACGGCCGGCTTCTCATCGGAAGAAGCGGCGCTGAAGGCCCAGGAAAACTGGGCTACGCAGTTTCAGAAGGGCGGCGTCAGCGAGGATACGGAGCGTGTGTCGCTCGCCAAGGAAGAAGTTGGCTGGGACGAGGCGACGCAGACCATCGGCACGGACCGCATGCTGGCCTCTGCCGGGCTGGCTGCAAGCAATGGCGAAGCGCGTCGCAAGCGCAGCGAGAGTGCGGTGAAGATCGATGGGGGGACTGCGGCGGATGTGCGTTTCAGCACGCCGGTTCTGCCGGTCACGCTGACGGTGAAGCTGGGTAAGAAAACGAAGCTAGTAACCATCGAATAGCAACCTGCGGCTGCTTAGATCTCGCAGCCGTGGCACACCATGCGGTCTTTGCCCTCGCGTTTGGCGCGGTAGAGAGCGCTGTCGGCGAAGTCGACTAACTCATCGGACGAGCAGGTGTGGGAGCACATGGCAAGCCCAAGGCTGGCGGTGACAGTCCCGTTTTCCCACGGATAGGCGTGCAGCGCAGCGATGATGCGTTGTGCGAGGCGTTGCGCGCCGTCCATTGTGGTGTCCGGCAACAGGATGGCAAACTCTTCGCCGCCGAAGCGGCAGGCCACATCTGCAGCGCGTTTCACGCGGTTCAGGATCGCGGCAAAGTGCCGCAGGATCTGATCTCCGTACAAATGGCCGAAGCGGTCATTCACATGCTTGAAGTCGTCCACATCCAGCAGCATCAGCGCCATGGGCCGCTTGTTCCGCTGGGCACCCATGATGGAGGTCTCCAACTGTGCATCGAAGGCCCGGCGATTCCACAGGCCCGTCAGCGAGTCCGTAAGGGCCAGTGAATTCAGCTTGCGGTTCGCCTCTTCCAGTTCGTCCTGGATCTCCTGCAGCCTGCGTTCCCGGGCCATGTGTTCTGTCATATCGACTGAGCAGCAGGCGAGCAGCTTCTCATCAGGCGGTATCAGGCACGCTACCTTCATGCTCCGCCAGTAGCTAACGGTGCCGTTTGGTTCAGGAATATCGACAAAGCTCTCGTGAAGCTTTCCCGTCCGCAGGACGTACTCGTCTTCGAGCGCAATCTCGTCGGCGGTCTGCTTGTTCCACAGGTCGTAGCTGGTCTTGCCGATCCATTCATCTGACGAAACCTTGAAGCGGTCAGCCAGCTTCTGGTTGTAGAAGAGGATCCGCCCTTTGCTGTCCTTCAGGTAGATCTCAACCGGAACGTTGGCCAGGATAGTGTCGAACATGGCGTGTGTGCGCTCCAGATCGTGCGACATCTGCGCGACGGCGGCGGCACGCTCACGCAGTTGCAGGCGGCTGCTGATCTGCTTGCCCAACACCTCCAGCGCGCGCATCTGCTGCGTTGTCAGCGTGGAGGGAGCGGTGTCCATGACGCAGAGTGCGCCCACGTGCGTGCCGTCAGCAGTAGTCAGCGGCATGCCCGCATAAAAACGGATGCCGCCCTCGCTGTGAATCATGGCGCCGTGTTCGTCAAAGCGATGGTCGGCGTGTGTATCTTCCACCATCATGACGTGGTCCTGCAGGACGGTGTAGCGGCAGACAGACTCCTTGACGGGCACACGTGCGGCCGGCAAACCGACCGTTGCCTTGGTGTAATTCTCTGTCTCGGTCAACAGTGTCATGGCGCCCAGCGGCTTGGCGCAGATGGCGGTTGCAAGCTCCACGATCTCGTCAAACTCCTGCTCCGGCGAGGCGTCTGCCAGGCCCATCAGGCGCAGTAATGCCTCTCGCGGAGTCTCCGGGGAGCGATGCTCGTTCGGTCGTAGGTTGAATGAGTTCATGAAACCGCGCTACTCCACATATCGCAACTTCCCTTATACCCTGTTACACAGGCCGCACCACGAACGGCTCGGTGGCGGACGCGGGTATATCCCTAACGCTTTCGATCACGTGAAGACGCCCTCGATCATCCGTGCCCACGGTTGAAAGCGGGATGCGGTGGTCGTGTGGGTAGATCACTGTCCATCTCTCCGGTATGGCCCTGGCGTAGAAGCGTTTCCGCTCCTCGATGGTGCGTAGCGGGTCCAGGTCGAATCCCATGGCCCAGCCGATATCAAGGTGTGCCGTGGTGGGCAGCAGATCGCTGATGAAGCAGGCGTGCTCTCCCGCGCTCTCAATGTGGACGGCCATCAACTGTGCGGTGTGACCGGGAAAGCACTCGACGCGTATGCCCGGGAGGATGTCGGCTTCTGTGCCATGGATCAGTCGCATCTGGCCACTCTCGATCAGTGGCTCATAGTTATTGGCAACATACGACACGCGATCGCGCTCCCACTGCCGGCGGCCATGTTCCACCTCGCCGGCGTGCGTGATGTACTGCGCGTTGGGAAAGAAGGGAACTGCTGTGCCTTCGCCACCCAGCACGGTATTCCAGCCACAGTGATCCCAGTGCAGGTGCGTGTTGATAACCACGTCGACTTCGCCGGGCGAAATCTTTGCTGCAGCCAGCGATTCCGGCAGGCGCTCCTGTATGCAGTAAATCTCTTTGAGCTTCGGGGCGATCTTGTTGCCAAAGCCAGTCTCGATCAGCACGGTCTTGCCGCCGATGCGAACGACGACGCAGTTCAGCCCCAGCATGACGCGGTTCTGTTCGTCGGCCTGTGTTCTGCGGGACCATAGTGTCTTTGGCACGACGCCGAACATGGCGCCACCATCGAAGCGGCAGGTCCCATCCGTGCATACGATGATCTCCGCGTCGCCCACGCGGGCCCTTGCGCGGATCAGGTTTTCGTCGTCGGCGGCGAGGTAGTCGATGGCCATGCCGATAGCCTATCGCTTTCTGTCAGGCTGCTGTTGCCGTGGCGTGGGCTGCCGGGCTGCATGCTGTGCGTTCATCGACGGATCACCTGCCTCAAAAAAATATGGAACCACCTCGCAGCGCCTTG is a genomic window containing:
- the glmS gene encoding glutamine--fructose-6-phosphate transaminase (isomerizing), with protein sequence MCGIVGYIGPKDVVPLIVEGLRRLEYRGYDSAGIAVAGDLLNPTALDVRRAPGKLGNLEAVLKDHPLHGTYGIGHTRWATHGRPTEENAHPHRDGSGTLVVVHNGIVENYIALKNDLIKRGHKFVSETDTEIIAHLIEDELEKAGTKPSEGTGFSPSIKLQENKGASAPEANSAESIVTAPASSISLEEAVRRAVKRLTGAFAIGVLSAREPDKLVAARSGPPAVIGIGDGEYFLASDVPGILHHTRDIIFLNDGECAILTKSGVTFTNFEGVPHDRTPTRITWDPIQAEKAGYKHFMLKEINEQPRAVRDTTLGRVSLDSGQVFLPDLKLSQQEFQQATSMTIAACGTSWHAGLAGKFMIERLARLPVDVDYASEYRYRDPIPGSLGLLITQSGETADTIAAQAEMISKGTPTLAICNVVGSAITRKAQGVITTNAGPEIGVASTKAFTAQLTALFTLALYLGQQRGHVSSEQSKHYVDELAKIPLKLEDILRSVDDQCCNLAKTFSTANDFLFLGRGIHYPIALEGALKLKEISYIHAEGYPAGEMKHGPNALIDETLPVVCIATKDPADPTSVLKYEKTLSNIQEVTARSGRVIAIATEGDEEIGNLVEAVIHIPAAPELLLPILEVVPLQLLAYHIAVRRGCDVDQPRNLAKSVTVE
- a CDS encoding cytochrome c oxidase subunit I produces the protein MSSTAVLQPQTEAASGYNQRNYLNQEHGLLSWLLTGDHKRIALMYMFAVSIFFMAGGLLAMAVRLELLTPQADLMSPDTYNKAFTMHGIVMVFFVLIPAVPAILGNFLVPLMIGARDLAFPKINLLSFYLYCVAAVLLLYTIGAGGVDTGWTFTTPLSTHYVNTNVISAGLAAFVAGFSSIFTGLNFIATIHRMRAPGLTWFRLPLFIWSMYSASVIMVLATPVVSITIVLVAVERLFNFGFFDPTKGGDPLLFQHLFWFYSHPAVYIMLLPGMACISEIMACFCRKRIFGYAAVAFSSIAIAMFSFFVWEHHMYIMGVSQYSALVFSMLTMLVAVPSAIKVFNWTFTMYKGSITFDAPMIYAICCLGLFVVGGCTGVFLGSLGMDVHLTETYFIVAHFHFVMVGFVLMAFLGGIHFWWPKMFGRMYPEGIAKASAVIIFVGFYITFGPQFVLGYLGMPRRYAAYPVEYQVLNVMSTAGATVMGAGFFMTMIYLLWSLKYGPVAGPNPWNAYGLEWQTASPPITQNFAVTPIVTHEAYDYGWMDSQHPETAKSAA
- a CDS encoding Crp/Fnr family transcriptional regulator; this encodes MPFRRSCLQCETKGPNCFCSLDRVALERLESVGHWLRLEGHQEVLREGYAPDHVYVVCSGTLKLTTSSVDGRLLLLRIVGPGDVLGLSAALKRTRYEATAETLETCQLKAIPRTHFLLFMEEFQAVGRNSLMAVTRDYNSAVLSARRLALSTSAAAKLGSVLLEWGGLVLAGQHEQLGGTVPNSVSFHMPLTHEELGHMAGISRETVTRTLSAMRRDGLLHLEHDQMQLRDIARLQQQVG
- a CDS encoding DUF2256 and DUF3253 domain-containing protein → MPDRKPRSQHNAGAHPDKTCAACGRTITWRKKWERDWDNVKFCSDACRAHKPGAQDKLLEETILRLLHERGAGKTICPSEAARTVAGDGKLSGNREDWEPLMEPARAAARRLVAAEKIVITQGGHAVDASTAKGAIRLRLR
- the tyrS gene encoding tyrosine--tRNA ligase, with amino-acid sequence MSNLPPNNFPPLEAQLDLITKGAAEIIPVEELKKRIEQSITTGKPMRIKAGFDPTAPDLHLGHTVLMRKLRHFQQLGHTVIFLIGDSTALIGDPTGKSATRKALTREQIAENAKTYQEQVFRILDKDKTEVRYNSEWLDSLNYYDIVKLLAQFTVSQMLEREDFHKRFDAEEPIALHELMYPIAQGYDSVALQSDVELGGTDQKFNLMRGRDLQRSAGQPPQIVLMMPIIEGLDGVQKMSKSLNNAIGVNEPPFEMFGKLMQVSDELMWRYWTLLTDLPQSAIDTMREEVAAGTLHPMEAKKAMARTITAGFSSEEAALKAQENWATQFQKGGVSEDTERVSLAKEEVGWDEATQTIGTDRMLASAGLAASNGEARRKRSESAVKIDGGTAADVRFSTPVLPVTLTVKLGKKTKLVTIE
- a CDS encoding sensor domain-containing diguanylate cyclase — translated: MNSFNLRPNEHRSPETPREALLRLMGLADASPEQEFDEIVELATAICAKPLGAMTLLTETENYTKATVGLPAARVPVKESVCRYTVLQDHVMMVEDTHADHRFDEHGAMIHSEGGIRFYAGMPLTTADGTHVGALCVMDTAPSTLTTQQMRALEVLGKQISSRLQLRERAAAVAQMSHDLERTHAMFDTILANVPVEIYLKDSKGRILFYNQKLADRFKVSSDEWIGKTSYDLWNKQTADEIALEDEYVLRTGKLHESFVDIPEPNGTVSYWRSMKVACLIPPDEKLLACCSVDMTEHMARERRLQEIQDELEEANRKLNSLALTDSLTGLWNRRAFDAQLETSIMGAQRNKRPMALMLLDVDDFKHVNDRFGHLYGDQILRHFAAILNRVKRAADVACRFGGEEFAILLPDTTMDGAQRLAQRIIAALHAYPWENGTVTASLGLAMCSHTCSSDELVDFADSALYRAKREGKDRMVCHGCEI
- a CDS encoding MBL fold metallo-hydrolase, translating into MAIDYLAADDENLIRARARVGDAEIIVCTDGTCRFDGGAMFGVVPKTLWSRRTQADEQNRVMLGLNCVVVRIGGKTVLIETGFGNKIAPKLKEIYCIQERLPESLAAAKISPGEVDVVINTHLHWDHCGWNTVLGGEGTAVPFFPNAQYITHAGEVEHGRRQWERDRVSYVANNYEPLIESGQMRLIHGTEADILPGIRVECFPGHTAQLMAVHIESAGEHACFISDLLPTTAHLDIGWAMGFDLDPLRTIEERKRFYARAIPERWTVIYPHDHRIPLSTVGTDDRGRLHVIESVRDIPASATEPFVVRPV